The Deinococcus fonticola genomic sequence AGGATGCCGCCGTGAACGGCCGGGTGAAGGGTTTTCACGCGCCCGTCCATCATTTCGGGGAAACCCGTCACGTCGCTCACCTGCTGCACGGGAATCCCCGCCGAAGAAATGGCCGCGAAGGTGCCGCCCGTGCTGAGCAGCTCCCAGCCGCGCTGCTGCAACTGGGCCGCGAACTCCACCACGCCGGTCTTGTCACTCACGGAAATCAGGGCTCGTTTCGTCATTCGTTCTCCAGGAAAAAAAAGAGACACCCGGCCTAAAGCAGGAGTGTCTGACCCAGGCGCACGATCAAGTCTGAATTTCAGGAGGCTTCCCCGTGGTTAACCCACCGTCTGCGCCAGTCGCCACCCGCTGACCTGACCAGTCTACCCCCAGGGGGCCACCGCAATGGCTTCCACCTCGATCAGCCATTCTGGACGCACCAGCCCCGCCACCTGCACCAGACTGCTGGCGGGCGGATTCGCCGTGTCCACGAACTCGTCGCGCACAGCCCGAAATTCTGTCAGGCCGGAATTCTGTCAGGTGGGTCAGGTCCGTCATGAACACGGTCAACTTCACCACCGCCCCGAAAGACAGGCCCATCGCAGCCAACGCCACCTGGATGTTCCCGAACACCTGCCGCGCCTGGACCGTAAAGTTACCTTTGCCCACCAGTTCG encodes the following:
- a CDS encoding RidA family protein is translated as MRDEFVDTANPPASSLVQVAGLVRPEWLIEVEAIAVAPWG